The Dendropsophus ebraccatus isolate aDenEbr1 chromosome 2, aDenEbr1.pat, whole genome shotgun sequence DNA segment CGCCAGGATGATGGCCGTGTAGCTGCAGGTGATGGCGGGGCTCCCGTTACACAGATCGGTGGTGCAGCAGATGGCGCAGGTGACGGCTTTGCTCATGTTGGTGGTGATGTttagagagcaggatggcacacACATCATGGTGGTGACAGCTGTGGCCCCATAACCGTCTAGTGGAGGAAAGCAAGATGTCATAAAGTGACAACAATCATGTGATTAGTCAGTGATGCCACTAAACATGGCGGGGCTATCAGTCATTACACGATGTGCCGTCACTGTAGTCAGATGCCCGGCTGTAGCTGAAAGACTCCGGAGAGCCAGGAACTGAGATGAGGAACTCACCGACTTTTCTCAGACAAGCCGTTGTGTTAGCCGGACATGTTGTCGGTATCAGGCAGCTGGTGGAGTCACAGGTGTAGCATCGCAGAGAGAACGCTGAGGGCAAAGGGGAGAGGTTACAGATTACACacagccatgtatctaatcctgtcatgtgtgatactacctACTGCACTGTGTATCTAATCATATCACgtaataaaccaccaccttttttcaccttatgctggagtgctttggattttcatgtgatacttggggatccccccTGCCAAGGGATTTGCTTCCAactgcacccgctacacctgtgacgaagtgcggctcctctctcctccctaatCATATCACATGTGATAGTGTCTGCCAGGCCATCTGTGTACCAAATTATATATCCCAGGTTTGGGCTCTGGTATCCTGATGGTGGGCTTTTGTATCCCTGTGGTgggctcctgtgtccccccatcattacagtatggtataaggtgcggggtcttacctgtgtcccccataattacagtatggtatcaggtgtggggtcttacctgtgccccccccccatcattacagtatggtatcaggtgtggggtcttacctgtgtccccccattattacagtatggtatcaggtgtggggtcttacctgtgtcctctccatcattacagtatggtatcaggtgtggggtcttacctgtgtccctccatcattacagtatggtatcaggtgtggggtcttacctgtgcccccccccccccccccattattacaatatggtatcaggtgtggggtcttacctgtgtccccccatcattacagtatggtatcaggtgtggggtcttacctgtgtccccccattattacagtatggtattaggtgtggggtcttacctgtgtcccccccatcattacagtatggtatcaggtgtggggtcttacctgcccccccccccatcattacagtatggtataaggtgtgtggtcttacctgtgtgtcctctccatcattacagtatggtatcaggtgtggggtcttacctgtgtccccccatcattacagtatggtatcaggtgtggggtcttacctgtgtccccccatcattacagtatggtatcaggtgtggggtcttacctgtgtctctcccatcattacagtatggtatcaggtgtgggggtcttacctgtgtccccccatcattacagtatggtatcaggtgtggggtcttacctgtcccccctcatcattacagtatggtatcaggtgtggggtcttacctgtgtcccccccatcattacagtatggtatcaggtgtggggtcttacctttGTCCCcacccatcattacagtatggtatcgggtgtggggtcttacctgtgtcccccatcattacagtatggtatcaggtgtggggtcttacctgtgtcgccccatcattacagtatggtatcaggtgtggggtcttacctgtgtcccccatcattacagtatggtatcaggtgtaggGTCTTAcctttgtccccccccatcattacattatggtatcaggtgtggggtcttacctgtgcccccccatcattacagtatggtatcaggtgtggggtcttacctgtgtccccccatcattacagtatggtatcaggtgtggggtcttacctgtgtcccccatcattacagtatggtatcaggtgtagggtcttacctgtgtcgccccatcattacagtatggtatcaggtgtgggatcttacctgtgccccccccccccatcattacagtatggtatcaggtgtggggtcttacctgtgtccccccccccatcattacagtatggtatcaggtgtgggggtcttacctgtgtcccccatcattacagtatggtatcaggtgtggggtcttacctgtgcccccccatcattacagtatggtatcaggtgtagggtcttacctgtgtcccccccatcattacagtatggtatcaggtgtggggtcttacctgtgtcccccatcattacagtatggtatcaggtgtggggtcttacctgtgtcgccccatcattacagtatggtatcaggtgtggggtcttacctgtgcccccccatcattacagtatggtatcaggtgtggggtcttacctgtgtcccccccatcattacagtatggtatcaggtgtggggtcttacctgtgcccccccccatcattacagtatggtatcaggtgtggggtcttacctgtgtcgccccatcattacagtatggtatcaggtgtggggtcttacctgtgtcccccatcattacagtatggtatcaggtgtggggtcttacctgtgtcccccatcattacagtatggtatcaggtgtggggtcttacctgtgtcccccatcattacagtatggtatcaggtgtggggtcttacctgtgtccccccatcattacagtatggtatcaggtgtggggtcttacctgtgtccccccccccatcattacagtatggtatcaggtgtgggggtcttacctgtgtcccccatcattacagtatggtatcaggtgtgggttcttacctgtgtcccccatcattacagtatggtatcaggtgtggggtcttacctgtgtcccccatcattacagtatggt contains these protein-coding regions:
- the LOC138782900 gene encoding ly6/PLAUR domain-containing protein 2-like, producing the protein MAAYTSLLLVIALCATAAFSLRCYTCDSTSCLIPTTCPANTTACLRKVGEFLISVPGSPESFSYSRASDYSDGTSYGYGATAVTTMMCVPSCSLNITTNMSKAVTCAICCTTDLCNGSPAITCSYTAIILALGSVLQSSVL